The Geothrix sp. genome has a window encoding:
- a CDS encoding ATP-binding cassette domain-containing protein yields MGGHPRELPAARRQHPGARGAAALCGCGGDPLNPAPLLCAEGLGLQRGGRWDLREVSLAMAPGEAWGVVGESGAGKSTLVNLVLGLLDPTEGRITLEGRPWSPLVESERRPRRPRVQAVFQDPLASLPPHRTGWEILQEPLDIWRRGSESERRGAAARMAARVKFPEAALAQRPAAWSGGLAQRLCLGRALMLEPVLLVLDEPFSALDPTLAGHLLNLLLELKAEGTALLLVSHDLPSVRILCDQVLMLQGGRPVGQGTAGQLLSGPADPEVQIPGAVGFQPAAPGV; encoded by the coding sequence CTGGGTGGCCATCCTCGAGAACTACCAGCAGCCCGACGGCAGCATCCGGGTGCCCGAGGTGCTGCAGCCTTATGTGGGTGCGGCGGTGATCCGCTGAATCCGGCGCCCCTCCTCTGCGCGGAAGGTCTTGGCCTTCAGCGGGGCGGGCGCTGGGATCTGAGGGAGGTCTCCCTAGCCATGGCGCCGGGCGAGGCCTGGGGTGTCGTGGGGGAGAGCGGGGCCGGCAAGAGCACCCTGGTGAACCTGGTGCTGGGCCTGCTCGATCCCACCGAGGGCCGGATCACGCTCGAAGGCCGCCCCTGGTCGCCCCTGGTGGAGTCGGAGCGCCGGCCCCGCCGGCCACGCGTCCAGGCCGTGTTCCAGGATCCGCTGGCCAGCCTGCCGCCCCACCGCACGGGTTGGGAGATCCTCCAGGAGCCCCTGGACATTTGGCGTCGCGGATCCGAATCGGAGCGGAGAGGGGCGGCGGCCCGCATGGCGGCCCGGGTGAAGTTCCCCGAAGCGGCCCTGGCCCAGCGCCCCGCGGCCTGGTCCGGCGGGCTGGCCCAGCGGCTCTGCCTGGGGCGGGCCCTCATGCTGGAGCCGGTCCTGCTGGTGCTGGACGAGCCCTTCTCGGCGCTGGATCCCACCCTGGCCGGGCACCTGCTGAACCTGCTGCTGGAGCTGAAGGCGGAGGGCACCGCCCTCCTGCTCGTGAGCCACGACCTGCCTTCGGTCCGGATCCTCTGTGACCAGGTGCTCATGCTTCAAGGCGGCCGGCCGGTGGGGCAGGGGACCGCCGGACAGCTGCTGTCCGGCCCTGCGGATCCGGAGGTACAAATTCCGGGGGCTGTCGGCTTCCAGCCTGCAGCCCCCGGCGTCTGA
- a CDS encoding peptidyl-prolyl cis-trans isomerase, with amino-acid sequence MLRSFRQVFKSNRTPMAAVMIVVLLGLVAYLAPSGRVDTPDTVVARVYGREVLLRDMAEHMQELYQRFGKQGNPEALKPFIQSQALRDLMNQKLMEELADRHGVVVTDEEVGARLRAFLRQYPVLLDPQGNLKSTAELKQIFQETGFNPALQERNLRNELLRTKLIQQAALQVPVDEAWLAVEHRLRNEKVGFQQATLAVDATMVADPGDAALEAIYKAGSQRFLQPPRRIIQFVAVDRAALGKAAETDEAALKAAFEARKSDYIEFKARHILFKAEGDAQMQEATAKAQLLRERLVKGQDFGKAAEELSEDPSAKGNGGDLGWFNAARMVKPFSDAAAALKPGEISQPVRTQYGVHLIKLEGRREKRFDDVKAELAQEISDGRFNTRAQERLEQIRKRANGGDLAAAAKSLGSQAQLSQPFANEPGAQSEGLPELPQLASEAFRLKVGEVSKPQRIGDRHLIFRVQEELPEAVPPFKEVRAKVLAAYRLEEARKQTLAKAQQALQSGGLQAVGPISDQAAAPLNGMRDLVAHPGIRKALLETPVGQTTPLLWTQDGKLWVARITSRDPAPALTFESRRGLIQEVQTTEAQKLLSAELQTLDQQGRQRPGFSSFWGHFSGIYVNASAVSVPVEE; translated from the coding sequence ATGCTGCGTTCCTTCCGTCAGGTCTTCAAATCCAACCGCACGCCCATGGCGGCGGTGATGATCGTGGTCCTCCTGGGCCTAGTGGCCTACCTGGCCCCTTCCGGCCGGGTGGACACCCCAGATACGGTCGTGGCTCGCGTCTACGGGCGCGAGGTGCTGCTGCGGGACATGGCCGAGCACATGCAGGAGCTCTACCAGCGCTTCGGCAAGCAGGGCAACCCCGAGGCCCTCAAGCCCTTCATCCAGTCCCAGGCCCTGCGCGACCTGATGAACCAGAAGCTCATGGAGGAGCTGGCGGACCGGCACGGGGTAGTGGTCACCGACGAGGAAGTCGGCGCCCGCCTCCGGGCCTTCCTGCGCCAGTACCCCGTCCTGCTGGATCCCCAAGGCAACCTGAAGTCCACGGCGGAACTCAAGCAGATCTTCCAGGAAACCGGGTTCAACCCCGCCCTGCAGGAGCGGAATCTCCGCAACGAGCTGCTGCGGACCAAGCTGATCCAGCAGGCGGCCCTCCAGGTGCCCGTGGATGAGGCCTGGCTGGCGGTGGAGCATCGCCTGCGCAACGAGAAGGTGGGCTTCCAGCAGGCCACCCTGGCCGTGGACGCCACCATGGTGGCCGATCCCGGCGACGCCGCCCTCGAGGCCATCTACAAGGCCGGCAGCCAGCGCTTCCTCCAGCCCCCCCGCCGGATCATCCAGTTCGTGGCCGTAGACCGCGCCGCCCTGGGCAAGGCCGCCGAGACCGACGAAGCCGCCCTCAAGGCCGCCTTCGAGGCCCGCAAGAGCGACTACATCGAGTTCAAGGCCCGCCACATCCTCTTCAAGGCCGAGGGCGACGCCCAGATGCAGGAGGCCACCGCCAAGGCCCAGCTGCTGCGCGAGCGGCTGGTCAAGGGCCAGGACTTCGGCAAGGCCGCCGAGGAGCTCAGCGAGGATCCCAGCGCCAAGGGCAATGGTGGCGATCTCGGCTGGTTCAACGCCGCGAGGATGGTCAAGCCGTTCTCGGACGCCGCCGCCGCCCTGAAGCCCGGTGAGATCAGCCAGCCCGTGCGCACCCAGTATGGCGTCCACCTCATCAAGCTCGAGGGTCGCCGCGAGAAGCGCTTCGACGATGTGAAGGCCGAGCTGGCCCAGGAGATCTCCGACGGCCGCTTCAACACCCGCGCCCAGGAGCGCCTGGAGCAGATCCGCAAGCGCGCCAACGGCGGCGACCTGGCCGCGGCCGCCAAGAGCCTGGGCAGCCAGGCCCAGCTCAGCCAGCCCTTCGCCAATGAGCCCGGCGCTCAGTCCGAGGGCCTGCCCGAGCTGCCTCAGCTCGCCAGCGAGGCCTTCCGCCTGAAGGTCGGCGAGGTGTCCAAGCCCCAGCGCATCGGCGACCGCCACCTGATCTTCCGAGTGCAGGAGGAGCTGCCCGAGGCCGTGCCCCCCTTCAAGGAAGTCCGCGCCAAGGTCCTGGCGGCCTATCGCCTCGAAGAAGCCCGCAAGCAGACCCTCGCCAAGGCCCAGCAGGCCCTCCAATCCGGCGGCCTCCAGGCCGTGGGCCCCATCAGCGACCAAGCGGCCGCGCCCCTCAACGGGATGCGCGACCTGGTGGCCCATCCGGGCATCCGCAAGGCCCTGCTGGAGACCCCCGTGGGCCAGACCACGCCCCTGCTCTGGACCCAGGATGGCAAGCTCTGGGTGGCCCGCATCACCTCCCGCGATCCCGCCCCCGCCCTCACCTTCGAAAGCCGCCGCGGCCTGATCCAGGAAGTCCAGACCACCGAAGCCCAGAAGCTCCTTTCGGCGGAACTGCAGACCCTCGATCAGCAGGGTCGCCAGCGCCCCGGCTTCAGCAGCTTCTGGGGCCACTTCAGTGGCATCTATGTGAACGCCAGTGCCGTCTCGGTGCCCGTGGAAGAGTAG
- the serS gene encoding serine--tRNA ligase codes for MLDANLLRNDLDAVAARLAERGYTLDRARYQELDQRRRAALQEAEALKAERNRVSEEVGRLKRAKENADHLIAQQREVGDQLKALEAAEREIEAAFKDFLAGIPNPPHASVPSGRDEHANVEIKRWGQIPSIDAPRDHVELGTTLGILDLDRAAKISGARFSVLKGQGARLERALISFMLDRQTGAGYTEVIPPYLVNAESMYGTGQLPKFEQDLFKTPHGDGALYLIPTAEVPVTNLYRDEILAAESLPLRHCAFTPCFRSEAGSYGKDTKGIIRQHQFHKVELVTFAAAEQAEAELERLTADAEAILEALGLPYRRMLLCTGDMGFSSQKTYDLEVWLPSQNTYREISSCSWFGDFQARRANIRARGKEGKPAFVNTLNGSGLAVGRTWVAILENYQQPDGSIRVPEVLQPYVGAAVIR; via the coding sequence ATGCTCGACGCCAACCTCCTGCGCAACGATCTCGACGCCGTGGCGGCACGGCTGGCGGAGCGCGGCTACACGCTGGACCGGGCCCGCTACCAGGAGCTGGACCAGCGCCGCCGCGCGGCCCTGCAGGAGGCGGAGGCACTGAAGGCCGAACGGAACCGCGTCAGCGAGGAGGTGGGCCGCCTCAAGCGGGCCAAGGAGAACGCGGACCACCTCATCGCCCAGCAGCGCGAGGTGGGGGACCAGCTCAAGGCGCTGGAAGCCGCCGAGCGCGAGATCGAAGCGGCCTTCAAGGATTTCCTCGCGGGCATTCCCAACCCGCCCCACGCCAGCGTGCCCAGCGGCCGCGACGAGCACGCCAATGTCGAGATCAAGCGTTGGGGGCAGATCCCCAGCATTGATGCACCCCGGGATCATGTGGAGTTGGGCACCACCCTGGGCATCCTCGACCTGGACCGCGCGGCCAAGATCAGCGGCGCGCGCTTCTCGGTCCTGAAGGGGCAGGGCGCCAGGTTGGAGCGGGCCCTCATCTCGTTCATGCTCGACCGCCAGACCGGCGCGGGCTACACCGAGGTCATCCCTCCCTACCTGGTGAACGCGGAGAGCATGTACGGCACGGGCCAGCTGCCGAAGTTCGAACAGGACCTCTTCAAGACCCCCCATGGCGACGGGGCGCTGTATCTGATCCCCACGGCGGAAGTGCCCGTCACGAACCTCTACCGCGACGAGATCCTGGCTGCGGAATCGCTGCCCCTGCGCCACTGCGCCTTCACCCCCTGCTTCCGCAGCGAGGCGGGCAGCTACGGCAAGGACACCAAAGGCATCATCCGCCAGCATCAGTTCCACAAGGTCGAGCTGGTGACCTTCGCCGCCGCTGAGCAGGCGGAGGCTGAGCTGGAGCGCCTCACCGCGGACGCGGAGGCCATCCTCGAGGCCCTCGGCCTGCCCTACCGCCGGATGCTGCTCTGCACGGGCGACATGGGCTTCAGCAGCCAGAAGACCTACGACCTGGAGGTGTGGCTGCCCTCGCAGAACACCTACCGGGAGATCAGCTCCTGCAGCTGGTTCGGCGACTTCCAGGCCCGGCGCGCGAACATCCGCGCCCGCGGCAAGGAGGGCAAGCCGGCCTTCGTGAACACCCTGAACGGCAGCGGCCTCGCCGTGGGCCGCACCTGGGTGGCCATCCTCGAGAACTACCAGCAGCCCGACGGCAGCATCCGGGTGCCCGAGGTGCTGCAGCCTTATGTGGGTGCGGCGGTGATCCGCTGA